From a region of the Myxococcus stipitatus genome:
- a CDS encoding tetratricopeptide repeat protein has protein sequence MEQVLTRALALSRRPAVLAILLLLAAGGSALVFLPLFGIPGFELGLAMAVAVGVLGGGTGVAAAALERRILLGEDPRPARATRAQGAGGATSRALGAALLLNVAALVPPLLASTLFAWLRTECDPFELVGFYPMLALPSAVLASASGVLCGFAARRPSRGVGLHLLLVLLSLVPTVWPIVAGPQVFAFNHFLGHLPGPLYDEALALTPALGWFRLETLLWAWVFSGLAAALLDARTGRLSRSGARGWGLVGLALPLVAIAFLEARGPQLGTRMTDGHLARELGGVRDTEHFRLHYPRGKAREDVDRLARDMEFRWMQVHRFLGVAPTERIRVWLYRDEEQKQRLVGAGRTQYAKPWRLELHIQDKAFPHSTLHHELAHVMAAPAGSGPFRVTTHLGLWPLMGVIEGFAVAADGPAQGDLTLHQWAAGMRRQKLAPDMRKLMGPEGFYQSAPARAYTVAGSFLLYLAETYGTDRLRALYAHADFDEAYGRPLGELVGEWEHFVDALPLDEAAIARAFARFRAGSLFSRACAREVARLTESARASLATDPADALERYTRAASLQPEEPGFHLGEAAALSALERYDEATAVLEQLSSKVKGQGVSEAEVAMARADVESRRQRPAEARRHLDAVLALDATPELTRTAQVKEAALESTARKEPIDAYFLAPREELRLLMLARALQAVPSDPYLNYLLGRRLQQVNAPALASEYLQRALADESLPSALRREAQRLKVEASYLAGDCGAVRHEVGVLPDFGPAFKATALEWVERCDFEEKTFRGPLVPRQAFR, from the coding sequence ATGGAGCAAGTCCTCACCCGTGCCCTGGCGCTGTCACGTCGCCCGGCCGTCCTGGCCATCCTGCTCCTGCTGGCGGCCGGCGGCTCGGCCCTCGTCTTCCTGCCCCTCTTCGGCATCCCCGGCTTCGAGCTGGGGCTGGCCATGGCCGTCGCCGTGGGGGTGCTGGGAGGGGGGACGGGCGTGGCGGCCGCCGCCCTGGAGCGGCGAATCCTCCTGGGAGAGGACCCCCGCCCCGCCCGGGCCACCCGCGCGCAGGGGGCCGGCGGCGCCACCTCCCGGGCCCTGGGCGCCGCGCTCCTGCTGAACGTGGCGGCGCTGGTGCCCCCCCTGCTGGCCTCCACCCTGTTCGCCTGGCTGCGCACCGAGTGCGACCCGTTCGAGCTGGTGGGCTTCTATCCCATGCTGGCGCTGCCCTCCGCCGTCCTCGCGTCGGCCTCCGGCGTGCTGTGCGGCTTCGCGGCCCGGCGCCCCTCCCGGGGGGTGGGGCTGCACCTGCTGCTGGTCCTGCTCTCCCTCGTGCCCACCGTGTGGCCCATCGTCGCGGGCCCCCAGGTCTTCGCCTTCAACCACTTCCTGGGCCACCTGCCCGGCCCCCTGTACGACGAGGCGCTGGCGCTCACCCCCGCCCTGGGCTGGTTCCGCCTGGAGACGCTGCTGTGGGCGTGGGTGTTCTCCGGCCTGGCCGCGGCCCTGCTCGACGCCCGCACCGGGCGGCTGTCGCGCTCGGGCGCGCGCGGCTGGGGGCTGGTCGGGCTCGCGCTGCCCCTGGTCGCCATCGCCTTCCTGGAGGCCCGGGGGCCCCAGCTGGGAACGCGCATGACGGACGGCCACCTCGCGCGCGAGCTGGGCGGCGTCCGGGACACCGAGCACTTCCGCCTGCACTACCCCCGGGGCAAGGCCCGCGAGGACGTGGACCGGCTCGCCCGGGACATGGAGTTCCGCTGGATGCAGGTGCACCGCTTCCTGGGCGTGGCCCCCACCGAGCGCATCCGCGTCTGGCTGTACCGCGACGAGGAGCAGAAGCAGCGCCTGGTCGGCGCCGGACGCACGCAGTACGCCAAGCCGTGGCGGCTGGAGCTGCACATCCAGGACAAGGCCTTCCCCCACTCCACGCTGCACCACGAGCTGGCCCACGTCATGGCCGCGCCCGCCGGCAGCGGCCCGTTCCGCGTCACCACGCACCTGGGGCTGTGGCCGTTGATGGGCGTCATCGAGGGCTTCGCGGTGGCGGCGGACGGCCCCGCGCAGGGAGACCTCACGCTGCACCAGTGGGCCGCGGGCATGCGCCGACAGAAGCTGGCGCCGGACATGCGCAAGCTGATGGGGCCGGAGGGCTTCTACCAGTCCGCGCCCGCGCGCGCGTACACCGTGGCGGGCTCCTTCCTGCTGTACCTGGCGGAGACGTACGGCACGGACCGGCTGCGCGCCCTCTACGCGCACGCCGACTTCGACGAGGCCTATGGCCGCCCGCTGGGCGAGCTCGTCGGCGAGTGGGAGCACTTCGTGGACGCCCTGCCCCTGGACGAGGCCGCCATCGCCCGCGCCTTCGCGCGCTTCCGCGCCGGCAGCCTCTTCAGCCGCGCCTGCGCCCGCGAGGTGGCCCGGCTGACGGAGTCCGCTCGCGCCTCGCTCGCCACCGACCCCGCGGACGCGCTGGAGCGCTACACCCGCGCCGCGTCGCTCCAGCCCGAGGAGCCCGGCTTCCACCTGGGCGAGGCCGCCGCCCTCTCCGCGCTGGAGCGCTACGACGAGGCCACCGCCGTGCTGGAGCAGCTCTCGTCGAAGGTGAAGGGCCAGGGAGTCTCCGAGGCGGAGGTCGCCATGGCGCGCGCGGACGTGGAGTCGCGCCGTCAACGCCCCGCCGAGGCGCGCCGGCACCTCGACGCGGTGCTCGCCCTGGACGCCACCCCCGAACTCACCCGCACCGCCCAGGTGAAGGAGGCCGCCCTGGAGTCCACCGCGCGCAAGGAACCCATCGACGCGTACTTCCTCGCGCCCCGCGAGGAGCTGCGGCTGCTGATGCTCGCGCGCGCCCTGCAAGCCGTCCCCTCGGACCCCTACCTCAACTACCTGCTGGGACGCCGGCTGCAACAGGTGAACGCCCCCGCGCTCGCGAGCGAATACCTCCAGCGGGCCCTCGCCGACGAGTCGCTCCCCTCCGCGCTGCGCCGCGAGGCCCAACGTCTGAAAGTGGAGGCTTCCTACCTGGCCGGCGACTGCGGCGCGGTGCGCCACGAGGTCGGTGTCCTCCCCGACTTCGGCCCCGCGTTCAAGGCGACAGCCCTCGAATGGGTGGAGCGGTGCGATTTCGAGGAGAAGACCTTCCGGGGGCCCCTCGTGCCACGACAGGCTTTCCGCTAG
- the plpQ gene encoding motility regulator PlpA, whose product MSEQKTGPEHRQHGRAPIELKVDYKKLNSFFADYTKNISKGGTFIKTKKPLPIGTRFLFKLTVPHREAPFELLGEVVWSKADGEEPGMGIRFIYSSDTQRVEFETVVERLMSDSLGPELTEKLLNKPLHPQHP is encoded by the coding sequence ATGTCCGAACAGAAGACAGGTCCCGAGCACCGCCAGCACGGGCGCGCGCCCATCGAGCTGAAGGTCGACTACAAGAAGCTCAACTCGTTCTTCGCGGACTACACGAAGAACATCAGCAAGGGCGGCACCTTCATCAAGACGAAGAAGCCGCTGCCCATCGGCACGCGCTTCCTCTTCAAGTTGACCGTGCCCCACCGCGAGGCGCCCTTCGAGCTGTTGGGCGAGGTCGTCTGGTCCAAGGCGGACGGAGAGGAGCCCGGCATGGGCATCCGCTTCATCTACAGCAGCGACACGCAGCGGGTGGAGTTCGAGACCGTGGTGGAGCGGCTGATGTCCGACAGCCTGGGGCCCGAGCTGACCGAGAAGCTGCTCAACAAGCCGCTGCACCCCCAGCACCCATGA
- a CDS encoding DUF192 domain-containing protein, which translates to MSAPRWSMALLCALAVSACQRDAQGHEASSSPPSPATPVRTPVTDITAKDYVAPPLPVAHVRLQDAFGGVHRVEVEVAATPQSRQRGLMWRTELADGKGMLFLFPQQEVQGFWMRNTLIPLDMLFISSDLRVAGIVSRAVPRTLESRSVGVPSQYVLEVPGGWAEKVGVRKGGAVVFEGVSAIEIVP; encoded by the coding sequence ATGAGCGCGCCCCGCTGGTCGATGGCCCTGCTGTGCGCGCTGGCGGTGTCCGCCTGTCAGCGCGACGCGCAGGGGCACGAGGCCTCGTCGTCCCCACCGTCTCCCGCCACCCCCGTGCGCACCCCCGTCACCGACATCACCGCGAAGGACTACGTGGCCCCGCCGCTGCCCGTCGCGCACGTGCGGCTTCAGGACGCCTTCGGCGGCGTGCACCGCGTGGAGGTGGAGGTGGCGGCCACGCCCCAGTCGCGTCAGCGCGGGCTGATGTGGCGCACGGAGCTGGCGGACGGCAAGGGCATGCTCTTCCTGTTCCCGCAGCAGGAGGTGCAGGGCTTCTGGATGCGCAACACGCTCATCCCGCTGGACATGCTCTTCATCTCCTCGGACCTGCGCGTCGCCGGCATCGTGTCGCGCGCGGTGCCCCGGACGCTCGAATCGCGCTCGGTGGGTGTGCCCAGCCAGTACGTGCTGGAGGTGCCCGGCGGCTGGGCGGAGAAGGTGGGCGTACGCAAGGGCGGCGCCGTCGTGTTCGAGGGTGTCTCCGCGATTGAAATCGTCCCGTGA
- a CDS encoding PhoX family protein: MKASRLLRLATSTLLLGGSLSIIACEGEQGPPGPQGPAGDDGAPGDDGSQGPRGPSGPGSEGQPGPGAVTRAPGVEQGTPLPSLIAVTFRGDLGTGASNLAEYVKARVDQVVAGSLPSPLVFPLPPASTDTVRTVPGLYSTTVIKWMDPITFSKAGPRFGGNTDYVAYFGDGWAAEGRAPQYQGSGASGWLWVNHEYLSGTKPRAGTAPIGQHLDLARFLRNTGALSNTVSDGTTWRDDALVTYNQEWKKQLGGSWLRVVQDPATGEWAVDRNSANLRYDASSATLARVVGVRLSGLEHDDAGAPLPEGVVPGTHANCSGGQTPWGTIFTGEENTQYAYGDPEGGLWTGKNDWVAGAPGMAPGAPLAPDFSAPTSGDMISSDANSSHFKDGYGYLTEIDPGQPADHWYGKDATKPGVGHRKLGGMGRAHWENATFVVDSSWKLLGGQPIVIYGGDDRRGGRIFKFVTSRPYTDGMSRAEIRALLDEGTVYAAHFAGLDNATGDTLAGGAVPTEAAPGQGRWVRLSIDSSDVAPNAEAFGQPTLTVGAALRDATYNAIGGFTDDDQVRKLLWTAANKVGVMELNRPEDLEWNPKDPSGTPLLYVAFTEHGDPTALDAQGRVATATRDGSGNWVAKARAATDNRAVDRVGSIFAIREENPAAPAGSHAFRYFRVWKGETASLSGAPEYSAAKPDNLVIDRDGGVWFGTDGNFAVNKVADGVYYLNQNPAHQGNAAYRRAFRVLSMPSDAEATGPAFSADMKTLFVSVQHPGEDSFSVWP; the protein is encoded by the coding sequence GTGAAGGCTTCTCGTCTGTTGCGGCTCGCGACGAGCACGCTGTTGCTCGGTGGCTCCTTGTCCATCATCGCCTGCGAGGGAGAGCAGGGCCCTCCCGGTCCACAGGGGCCGGCGGGTGACGACGGGGCGCCGGGCGACGACGGCTCGCAGGGGCCGCGGGGGCCCTCGGGGCCCGGCTCCGAGGGGCAGCCCGGTCCTGGCGCGGTGACGCGCGCGCCGGGGGTGGAGCAGGGCACGCCGCTGCCGTCGCTCATCGCCGTCACCTTCCGTGGCGACCTGGGGACGGGGGCCAGCAACCTCGCGGAGTACGTGAAGGCGCGGGTGGACCAGGTGGTCGCGGGTTCGCTGCCCTCGCCGCTGGTGTTCCCGCTGCCGCCCGCCTCGACGGACACGGTGCGCACGGTGCCCGGGCTGTACTCCACCACCGTCATCAAGTGGATGGACCCCATCACCTTCAGCAAGGCGGGGCCGCGCTTCGGCGGCAACACGGACTACGTCGCGTACTTCGGTGACGGCTGGGCCGCCGAGGGCCGCGCGCCCCAGTACCAGGGCAGCGGCGCGTCGGGCTGGCTGTGGGTCAACCACGAGTACCTCTCCGGCACGAAGCCTCGCGCGGGCACGGCGCCCATCGGGCAGCACCTGGACCTGGCGCGCTTCCTGCGCAACACCGGCGCGCTGTCCAACACGGTGTCGGACGGGACGACGTGGCGGGACGACGCGCTCGTCACCTACAACCAGGAATGGAAGAAGCAGCTGGGCGGCTCGTGGCTGCGCGTGGTGCAGGACCCGGCCACGGGCGAGTGGGCGGTGGACCGCAACTCGGCCAACCTGCGCTACGACGCCTCGAGCGCCACGCTGGCGCGGGTGGTGGGCGTGAGGTTGTCCGGCCTGGAGCACGACGACGCGGGCGCGCCGCTCCCGGAGGGCGTGGTGCCGGGCACGCACGCGAACTGCTCGGGCGGTCAGACGCCCTGGGGCACCATCTTCACCGGCGAGGAGAACACGCAGTACGCCTATGGCGACCCGGAGGGGGGCCTGTGGACGGGGAAGAACGACTGGGTCGCTGGCGCGCCCGGCATGGCCCCCGGCGCGCCGCTGGCGCCCGACTTCTCCGCGCCCACGTCGGGGGACATGATCAGCTCCGACGCCAACTCGTCGCACTTCAAGGACGGGTATGGCTACCTGACGGAGATCGACCCGGGGCAGCCGGCGGACCACTGGTACGGCAAGGACGCGACGAAGCCGGGCGTGGGGCACCGCAAGCTGGGCGGCATGGGCCGCGCGCACTGGGAGAACGCCACGTTCGTGGTGGACTCGAGCTGGAAGCTGCTCGGGGGCCAGCCCATCGTCATCTACGGCGGCGACGACCGCCGCGGCGGGCGCATCTTCAAGTTCGTGACGAGCCGCCCGTACACCGACGGCATGTCCCGCGCGGAGATTCGCGCGCTGCTCGACGAGGGCACGGTCTACGCGGCGCACTTCGCGGGCCTGGACAACGCCACGGGCGACACACTGGCCGGCGGCGCGGTGCCCACCGAGGCGGCGCCGGGCCAGGGCCGCTGGGTGCGGTTGAGCATCGACAGCTCCGACGTGGCCCCCAACGCGGAGGCCTTCGGCCAGCCGACGCTGACGGTGGGCGCGGCGCTGCGTGACGCCACCTACAACGCCATTGGCGGCTTCACGGACGACGACCAGGTGCGCAAGCTCCTGTGGACGGCGGCGAACAAGGTGGGCGTCATGGAGCTCAACCGCCCCGAGGACCTGGAGTGGAACCCCAAGGACCCCAGCGGCACGCCGCTGCTCTACGTGGCCTTCACGGAGCACGGCGACCCGACGGCGCTGGACGCGCAGGGCCGCGTGGCGACCGCGACGCGGGACGGGAGCGGCAACTGGGTGGCCAAGGCGCGCGCCGCCACGGACAACCGGGCGGTCGACAGGGTGGGCTCCATCTTCGCCATCCGCGAGGAGAACCCCGCGGCGCCGGCCGGCTCCCACGCGTTCCGCTACTTCCGCGTCTGGAAGGGCGAGACGGCGTCGCTGAGCGGGGCGCCGGAGTACTCGGCGGCGAAGCCCGACAACCTCGTCATCGACCGCGACGGCGGCGTGTGGTTCGGCACGGACGGCAACTTCGCCGTCAACAAGGTGGCTGACGGCGTCTACTACCTGAACCAGAACCCGGCCCACCAGGGCAACGCGGCCTACCGTCGCGCCTTCCGGGTGCTGTCCATGCCGAGCGACGCGGAGGCCACCGGCCCCGCGTTCAGCGCGGACATGAAGACGCTCTTCGTCAGCGTGCAGCACCCGGGCGAGGACAGCTTCAGCGTCTGGCCGTAG
- a CDS encoding EAL domain-containing protein, giving the protein MTRPLVQQPGPIPLWLWNGTEPGVTSAFQPIVDLRSGEVVGYEVLSRGQGSLESPLELFSHARLAGYTWELERACWTSALRCIAALSAEQRRAPFFFNVSPDVLSDPRFGDGSTLALLERHGLTPQHLVLELTEKAVIEDGQLLQRLTREVSAQGFGLALDDFGAGHSGLVTLVNCLPRFIKLDQALVRDVHLHPYRQHLVKSLVDFSASVDAILIAEGVETWEEMMVLLRLGIRTAQGYLLARPAPSPGRPTEAFEARRREVMRALDFHEEQRDASVGALVIRRASAESTAPLEQLGRIFREAPQVDHIVLLEGPRPKALVTRQRHAAWMEGSAARPMDLQPLVVEDRMAVTALVGLAMTRAAEAIYDPVIVTDDQGHFLGTVTMKQILLRSTELAGRAPTK; this is encoded by the coding sequence ATGACCCGCCCCCTCGTCCAACAACCTGGCCCGATTCCCCTCTGGTTGTGGAATGGCACCGAGCCCGGGGTCACCTCGGCCTTCCAACCCATCGTGGATCTGCGCAGCGGCGAGGTCGTCGGCTACGAGGTGTTGTCCCGTGGCCAGGGCTCGCTGGAGTCACCGCTCGAGCTGTTCTCGCACGCGCGGCTGGCGGGCTACACGTGGGAGCTGGAGCGCGCGTGCTGGACCTCGGCGCTGCGCTGCATCGCGGCGCTGTCCGCGGAGCAGCGCCGCGCGCCGTTCTTCTTCAACGTGAGCCCGGACGTCCTGAGTGATCCTCGCTTCGGCGACGGCTCCACGCTGGCGCTGCTGGAGCGGCACGGCCTGACGCCGCAGCACCTGGTGCTGGAGCTGACGGAGAAGGCGGTCATCGAGGATGGCCAGCTGCTCCAGCGCCTGACGCGCGAGGTCTCCGCGCAGGGCTTCGGGCTGGCGCTCGACGACTTCGGCGCGGGGCACTCGGGACTGGTGACGCTGGTCAACTGCCTGCCGCGCTTCATCAAGCTGGACCAGGCGCTGGTGCGCGACGTCCACCTGCATCCCTACCGGCAGCACCTGGTGAAGTCGCTGGTGGACTTCTCCGCCAGCGTGGACGCCATCCTCATCGCCGAGGGCGTGGAGACGTGGGAGGAGATGATGGTGCTGCTGCGGCTGGGCATCCGGACCGCGCAGGGCTACCTGCTCGCGCGTCCGGCCCCGTCGCCCGGCCGCCCCACCGAGGCCTTCGAGGCGCGGCGCCGCGAGGTGATGCGCGCGCTGGACTTCCACGAGGAGCAGCGGGACGCGAGCGTGGGCGCGCTCGTCATCCGGCGCGCGAGCGCGGAGTCCACCGCCCCCCTGGAGCAGCTGGGCCGCATCTTCCGCGAGGCGCCGCAGGTGGACCACATCGTCCTCCTGGAGGGTCCGCGCCCCAAGGCGCTGGTGACGCGCCAGCGCCACGCCGCCTGGATGGAGGGCTCCGCCGCGCGGCCCATGGACCTGCAGCCGCTCGTCGTCGAGGACCGGATGGCGGTGACGGCCCTGGTCGGGCTGGCCATGACCCGCGCGGCCGAGGCCATCTACGACCCGGTCATCGTCACGGACGACCAGGGGCACTTCCTGGGCACCGTGACGATGAAGCAGATCCTCCTGCGCTCCACGGAGCTCGCCGGCCGCGCGCCCACGAAGTAG
- a CDS encoding zinc-binding dehydrogenase: MKAPPVPPEMRALVLTAYDGRPESLQVARRAVPRPTSGQVLVRMAASPINPADLQFVRGRHGLRNALPVVPGFEGSGTVVAAGGLAGQLLVGRRVACVAPVGGDGLWAEYAVVPLHQCIPLRAHISDEQGASLFVNPCTAWVLMERAREGGHAALAQTGAASSVGLMLAALARRRDVPMVHVVRRTEQVERLREVGAVHVLSSEEPEFEERLRLLCHELKVSLAFDAVAGRLTGQMLGALPDGGRVTVYGALSEQESRIDPADVMFGRKTVDGFSLSEWARRGFGREQLKALMGVPTLVGNALELPVRACLPLESAGEAVRIASADMTSGKVLFMPDKGAGP, from the coding sequence ATGAAAGCCCCCCCTGTTCCCCCGGAGATGCGAGCGCTGGTCCTCACCGCCTATGACGGGCGCCCCGAGTCCCTCCAGGTGGCGCGGCGCGCCGTGCCCCGGCCCACGTCGGGGCAGGTGCTGGTGCGGATGGCGGCCTCGCCCATCAACCCGGCGGACCTCCAGTTCGTCCGGGGGCGCCACGGGTTGCGCAACGCGCTGCCGGTGGTGCCGGGCTTCGAGGGCAGCGGCACGGTGGTGGCGGCCGGCGGGCTCGCGGGGCAGCTGCTGGTGGGGCGCAGGGTGGCGTGCGTGGCGCCGGTGGGGGGCGACGGGCTGTGGGCGGAGTACGCGGTGGTGCCGTTGCACCAGTGCATCCCGCTGCGGGCCCACATCTCCGACGAGCAGGGCGCCAGCCTCTTCGTGAACCCGTGTACCGCGTGGGTGTTGATGGAGCGCGCGCGGGAGGGCGGGCACGCGGCGCTGGCGCAGACGGGGGCGGCCAGCAGCGTGGGCCTCATGCTGGCGGCGCTGGCGCGGCGGCGCGACGTCCCCATGGTGCACGTGGTGCGGCGCACCGAACAGGTGGAGCGGCTGCGCGAGGTGGGCGCGGTGCACGTGCTGAGCAGCGAGGAGCCGGAGTTCGAGGAGCGGCTGCGGCTCTTGTGTCACGAGCTGAAGGTGTCGCTCGCGTTCGACGCGGTGGCGGGCCGGCTCACCGGACAGATGCTGGGCGCCCTCCCCGACGGGGGGCGCGTCACCGTCTACGGCGCGCTGTCCGAACAGGAGAGCCGCATCGACCCGGCGGACGTCATGTTCGGCCGCAAGACGGTGGATGGCTTCTCGCTGTCGGAGTGGGCGCGGCGGGGCTTCGGACGCGAGCAGCTCAAGGCGCTGATGGGCGTGCCCACGCTGGTGGGCAACGCGCTGGAGCTGCCCGTGCGCGCGTGCCTGCCGCTGGAGTCCGCGGGCGAGGCCGTGCGCATCGCCTCCGCGGACATGACGTCCGGCAAGGTGCTCTTCATGCCGGACAAGGGCGCGGGGCCCTGA
- the ybaK gene encoding Cys-tRNA(Pro) deacylase has translation MKTNAARLLDSLGVKYSLRDYDVDPDDLSAETVAAKVGMPAEQVFKTLVARGDRTGVLMAVVPGNAELDLKALARLSGDRKVDTVPLKELQPLTGYVRGGCTAIGGKKDYPVFVDETLELFDEVAVSAGVRGTQLVLAPSDYLRVTKAKVGPISRDKT, from the coding sequence ATGAAGACCAACGCCGCCCGGCTGCTCGACTCGCTGGGCGTGAAGTACTCGCTGCGCGACTACGACGTGGACCCGGACGACCTGTCCGCGGAGACGGTGGCCGCCAAGGTGGGCATGCCCGCCGAGCAGGTCTTCAAGACGCTCGTCGCGCGCGGCGACCGCACCGGCGTGCTGATGGCCGTCGTCCCCGGCAACGCGGAGCTGGACCTCAAGGCGCTGGCGCGCCTGTCCGGCGACCGCAAGGTGGACACGGTCCCCCTCAAGGAGCTGCAGCCGCTCACCGGCTACGTGCGCGGCGGGTGCACGGCCATCGGCGGCAAGAAGGACTACCCCGTGTTCGTCGACGAGACGCTGGAGCTCTTCGACGAGGTGGCGGTGTCCGCGGGGGTGCGGGGCACGCAGCTGGTGCTCGCCCCTTCCGACTACCTGCGGGTGACGAAGGCGAAGGTCGGCCCCATCTCCCGCGACAAGACCTGA
- the purK gene encoding 5-(carboxyamino)imidazole ribonucleotide synthase — translation MSDARVVLPGGTIGILGGGQLGRMMALAARTLGFQVQALDPDATCPARSVVDRCLTASFADVAAAEDLARGCDTVTLEIEKVPLTTLEAVARHAPMRPGASVLHVVQHRGRQKGWLAKGGFPVGPWREAHSAQELAEAIQALGGRCFVKSSEGGYDGRGQVEVKSAAEAATAWRELGERSVVVEAALDLQSELSVLVARSPRGELAVYPPAFNHHEERILAWSLLPGPLPPQVSARATELARGITEALQVEGLLVVELFLLRDGSVLVNELAPRPHNSFHSTEVACLTSQFEQAVRAACNLPLGSVEVVRPAAIVNLLGDLWLREGGPRFEDALALPGVRLHLYGKRDARKGRKMGHLSAVGATPEDALSRVQAAARALGV, via the coding sequence ATGAGTGACGCGCGCGTGGTGCTTCCTGGCGGGACGATTGGAATCCTCGGGGGTGGGCAGCTGGGCCGGATGATGGCCCTGGCCGCGCGCACGCTGGGCTTCCAGGTGCAGGCGCTCGACCCGGACGCCACGTGCCCCGCCCGCTCGGTGGTGGACCGCTGCCTCACCGCGTCCTTCGCGGACGTCGCCGCCGCCGAGGACCTGGCGCGCGGCTGTGACACGGTGACGCTCGAAATCGAGAAGGTTCCGCTCACCACCCTGGAGGCCGTGGCCCGCCACGCCCCCATGCGGCCGGGCGCGTCCGTGCTCCACGTGGTGCAGCACCGCGGACGACAGAAGGGCTGGCTCGCCAAGGGCGGCTTCCCCGTGGGGCCGTGGCGCGAGGCGCACTCCGCCCAGGAGCTGGCGGAGGCCATCCAGGCGCTCGGCGGCCGGTGCTTCGTGAAGTCCAGCGAGGGAGGCTACGACGGACGCGGGCAGGTGGAGGTGAAGAGCGCCGCCGAGGCCGCCACCGCGTGGCGCGAGCTGGGCGAGCGCTCGGTCGTCGTGGAGGCGGCGCTGGACCTCCAGTCGGAGCTGTCCGTGCTGGTGGCGCGCAGCCCCAGGGGCGAGCTGGCCGTGTACCCGCCCGCCTTCAACCACCACGAGGAGCGAATCCTCGCCTGGTCGCTCCTGCCGGGCCCGCTGCCGCCCCAGGTCTCCGCGAGGGCCACGGAGCTGGCGCGCGGAATCACGGAGGCGCTCCAGGTCGAGGGCCTGCTCGTGGTGGAGCTGTTCCTGCTGCGCGACGGCAGCGTGCTGGTGAACGAGCTGGCGCCGCGCCCGCACAACAGCTTCCATTCGACGGAGGTCGCGTGCCTCACCTCCCAGTTCGAGCAGGCCGTGCGCGCCGCGTGCAACCTGCCGCTGGGCTCGGTGGAGGTCGTGCGTCCGGCCGCCATCGTCAACCTGCTGGGCGACCTGTGGCTGCGCGAGGGCGGCCCTCGCTTCGAGGACGCGCTGGCGCTGCCGGGCGTGCGGCTGCACCTGTATGGCAAGCGCGACGCGCGCAAGGGGCGGAAGATGGGCCACCTGTCCGCCGTGGGCGCCACGCCCGAGGACGCGCTGTCCCGGGTGCAGGCCGCCGCCAGGGCCCTGGGAGTCTGA
- the purE gene encoding 5-(carboxyamino)imidazole ribonucleotide mutase, whose product MASGNSPWVGVIMGGKSDLEYLQPGIDILRELGIPHEVRVVSAHRTPDWMMEYASTAEARGLSLIIAAAGGAAHLPGMVSSKTLLPVIGVPMPTTLLAGIDALLSIVQMPKGVPVGTQAIGKPGAANAALHAASILALKYPQLRERLAAWRKARTDEVLAHRELS is encoded by the coding sequence ATGGCGAGCGGAAACAGCCCCTGGGTCGGGGTCATCATGGGCGGGAAGAGCGACCTGGAGTACCTGCAGCCGGGCATCGACATCCTGCGGGAGCTGGGCATCCCTCACGAGGTGCGCGTGGTGTCGGCGCACCGCACGCCCGACTGGATGATGGAGTACGCGTCCACCGCGGAGGCGCGCGGCCTGTCGCTCATCATCGCCGCGGCGGGCGGCGCGGCCCACCTGCCGGGCATGGTGTCGAGCAAGACGCTGCTGCCGGTCATCGGCGTGCCCATGCCCACCACGCTGCTGGCGGGCATCGACGCGCTCTTGTCCATCGTGCAGATGCCCAAGGGGGTGCCCGTGGGGACGCAGGCCATCGGCAAGCCGGGCGCCGCCAACGCCGCGCTGCACGCCGCCTCCATCCTGGCCCTCAAGTATCCGCAGCTGCGCGAGCGGCTCGCGGCCTGGCGAAAGGCGCGCACCGACGAGGTGCTGGCGCATCGGGAGTTGTCATGA